The Kaustia mangrovi genome has a segment encoding these proteins:
- a CDS encoding TetR/AcrR family transcriptional regulator, whose translation MARDGTATRTKIMDAAEALTLDHGFSASSVDRIIERAGVTKGSFFYHFDSKAALARALVERYAAADLEHLEGNMARAEALSRDPLQQLIIFVGLFREAAEALTEPYPGCLFSSYIHESGLMDSAILDIIQVTIDRWRKRVGDKIDRAAALHPPRLPVDLASLADMLTVIFEGAFIVSKVMKDPRTVAQQLDHYRNYLELLFAPADTRTDDTRREVGLDA comes from the coding sequence ATGGCGAGAGACGGAACGGCGACACGCACGAAGATCATGGACGCGGCGGAGGCGCTGACCCTCGACCATGGCTTCTCCGCCTCCTCCGTCGATCGCATCATCGAACGGGCGGGCGTCACCAAGGGCAGCTTCTTCTATCATTTCGACAGCAAGGCCGCGCTCGCCCGGGCGCTCGTGGAGCGCTACGCGGCGGCGGATCTGGAGCATCTGGAAGGCAACATGGCCCGTGCGGAGGCGCTCTCGCGCGACCCGCTCCAGCAGCTCATCATCTTCGTCGGGTTGTTCCGGGAGGCCGCGGAGGCGCTGACGGAGCCCTATCCGGGGTGCCTGTTCTCCTCCTACATCCACGAGAGCGGTCTCATGGACAGCGCCATCCTCGACATCATTCAGGTTACCATCGACCGCTGGCGCAAGCGCGTGGGGGACAAGATCGATCGGGCCGCCGCGCTCCACCCGCCCCGGCTGCCGGTCGACCTCGCCAGCCTGGCGGACATGCTGACGGTGATCTTCGAGGGGGCGTTCATCGTCTCCAAGGTCATGAAGGACCCCAGGACGGTCGCCCAGCAGCTCGACCATTACCGCAACTATCTGGAGCTGCTCTTCGCCCCCGCCGACACCCGGACCGACGATACCCGGCGCGAAGTCGGCCTCGACGCGTGA
- a CDS encoding YggT family protein, producing MNPILWLVLTVINLYIWIIIAGAILSWLFAFNIINAGNSFVRQIAYTIDALTEPLLGPIRRVLPNLGGIDISPVILILGLLFLERMIVYYVAGAL from the coding sequence ATGAACCCTATTCTCTGGCTGGTCCTCACCGTGATCAACCTCTATATCTGGATCATCATTGCCGGGGCGATCCTGAGCTGGCTTTTCGCCTTCAACATCATCAATGCCGGAAACAGTTTCGTGCGCCAGATCGCCTATACGATCGACGCGCTCACCGAGCCGCTGCTCGGGCCCATCAGGCGCGTCCTGCCCAATCTCGGCGGCATCGACATCTCGCCCGTCATCCTGATCCTGGGCCTGCTCTTCCTGGAGCGCATGATCGTCTATTACGTCGCCGGCGCCCTCTAG
- a CDS encoding DUF167 family protein — MAAPAVSREAGDGLLVFARVTPKAPRDGIDGIWRGDDGRQAVKVRVRAAPEKGAANKAVATVLARALGRPKSAGEVVAGPKDRMKTVLIRGDTKALQAALGRLLADSP, encoded by the coding sequence ATGGCGGCCCCTGCCGTCTCGCGCGAGGCCGGAGACGGCCTTCTCGTCTTCGCCCGCGTCACGCCCAAGGCCCCGCGCGACGGGATCGACGGCATATGGCGGGGAGACGACGGCCGTCAGGCCGTGAAGGTCCGCGTGCGCGCCGCGCCTGAGAAGGGGGCGGCCAACAAGGCGGTGGCCACCGTGCTCGCAAGGGCGCTCGGGCGGCCGAAATCAGCGGGCGAGGTGGTCGCCGGGCCGAAGGACCGGATGAAGACGGTCCTGATTCGCGGGGATACGAAGGCATTGCAGGCGGCACTTGGCCGCCTGCTTGCCGATAGCCCGTAA
- the ppa gene encoding inorganic diphosphatase → MRLDAIAVGKTPPDDINVIIEVPIGGEPIKYEMDKASGTMVVDRFLYTSMRYPGNYGFVPHTLADDGDPLDVLVANRRALMPGSVINCRPVGVFYMRDESGEDEKIIAVPSHKLTKMYDKVETYTDLPDILLHQIAHFFEHYKDLENGKWTEIVRWGGPDEARELIMRSVQQESQTAAE, encoded by the coding sequence ATGCGACTGGACGCCATTGCCGTGGGCAAGACCCCGCCGGACGACATCAATGTGATCATCGAGGTGCCGATCGGCGGCGAGCCCATCAAGTACGAGATGGACAAGGCGTCGGGCACCATGGTCGTCGACCGCTTCCTCTATACGTCCATGCGGTATCCGGGCAATTACGGCTTCGTGCCCCACACGCTGGCCGACGACGGCGACCCGCTCGACGTGCTGGTCGCCAACCGGCGCGCGCTCATGCCGGGCTCGGTGATCAATTGCCGCCCCGTCGGCGTGTTCTACATGCGCGACGAGTCCGGCGAGGACGAGAAGATCATCGCCGTGCCGTCCCACAAGCTCACCAAGATGTACGACAAGGTCGAGACCTATACCGACCTGCCGGATATCCTGCTGCACCAGATCGCTCACTTCTTCGAGCACTACAAGGATCTGGAGAACGGCAAGTGGACCGAGATCGTGCGTTGGGGCGGCCCGGACGAGGCGCGCGAGCTCATCATGCGCTCCGTCCAGCAGGAGAGCCAGACGGCCGCCGAATGA
- the chrA gene encoding chromate efflux transporter, which yields MSEQETPKPSAMPVLVWFRIGFLIFGGPAAHIALIHAEAVERRKLATEADFLRGLSFAMLLPGPEAMQLATYLGWRAHGLAGGLVAGLGFMLPGAAIMIAATLLVALGGDTAWMSAIFSGIRPVIVALVALAAWRLGARALATPAAMAIALAVFLALVLTPVPLPLAIVAAGLAGLAMPSRLIVPDSGADGGEAVMPGTAIRNRSLAVLAAGIVLWGALLAGFGVVGGDMPVLPDIARLMTTAALLTFGGAYGAVTYVGEQAVTAYGWLTAGDLVDGLALAETVPGPLIMFNAFVGTLAGFREAAAIAPAILAGTVAALFTFLPSFAMVLAGAPYVEALHAIGAVRRALAAITASIVAVIAKLALFLASAVLWPGGTPDWRDIAIALAALGLLATGRVAAHWLILAGALLGALGLWIQSSP from the coding sequence ATGAGCGAACAGGAAACGCCCAAGCCATCCGCCATGCCGGTCCTCGTCTGGTTCCGGATCGGCTTTCTGATCTTCGGCGGGCCCGCGGCCCACATCGCGCTGATCCATGCGGAAGCGGTCGAGCGCCGCAAGCTCGCCACGGAGGCCGACTTCCTGCGCGGCCTGAGCTTCGCCATGCTGCTGCCGGGCCCGGAGGCGATGCAGCTCGCCACCTATCTCGGCTGGCGCGCCCACGGGCTTGCCGGCGGTCTCGTCGCAGGCCTCGGCTTCATGCTGCCCGGCGCCGCCATCATGATCGCGGCCACGCTGCTCGTCGCGCTCGGCGGAGACACGGCCTGGATGAGCGCCATCTTCTCCGGCATCCGCCCGGTCATCGTGGCCCTCGTCGCGCTGGCGGCCTGGCGCCTGGGCGCACGGGCGCTCGCAACGCCCGCAGCCATGGCCATCGCGCTCGCGGTCTTTCTCGCCCTCGTGCTCACGCCCGTCCCCCTGCCGCTCGCCATCGTGGCCGCGGGCCTTGCGGGCCTCGCCATGCCCTCGCGGCTGATCGTGCCCGACAGCGGGGCGGATGGCGGCGAGGCGGTCATGCCCGGCACGGCCATCCGCAACCGGTCGCTCGCCGTGCTCGCCGCCGGCATTGTCCTGTGGGGCGCCCTCCTTGCGGGCTTCGGCGTCGTCGGCGGCGACATGCCCGTGCTGCCGGACATCGCACGGCTCATGACCACCGCGGCCCTCCTAACCTTCGGCGGCGCCTATGGCGCGGTCACCTATGTGGGCGAGCAGGCCGTCACGGCCTATGGGTGGCTGACGGCGGGGGACCTCGTCGACGGCCTCGCCCTTGCCGAAACGGTGCCCGGCCCGCTCATCATGTTCAACGCCTTCGTCGGCACGCTGGCGGGCTTCCGCGAGGCCGCGGCCATCGCCCCGGCGATCCTCGCGGGGACGGTCGCGGCCCTCTTCACCTTCCTGCCCTCCTTCGCGATGGTGCTCGCCGGCGCGCCCTATGTGGAGGCACTCCACGCCATCGGCGCGGTGAGGCGCGCGCTGGCCGCGATCACCGCGTCCATCGTGGCCGTGATCGCCAAGCTCGCCCTGTTCCTGGCCTCCGCCGTGCTGTGGCCCGGGGGCACGCCCGACTGGCGCGACATCGCCATCGCGCTCGCAGCCCTCGGGCTCCTCGCCACCGGCCGCGTCGCCGCCCACTGGCTGATCCTCGCCGGCGCCCTCCTCGGAGCGCTCGGCCTGTGGATCCAGTCGTCGCCATGA
- a CDS encoding FMN-binding glutamate synthase family protein: MTATRLWDFTVRYGTFAGIVVLALLCLALAGVWRGFYIPLIVLVPLALLGVWNVVQTKHTLMRNYPVIAHFRWISERLRPFLRQYIVEDDLEGRPYDRDERSLIYRRAKDTVDVHPFGTELDTYASEYEWITHSVSPAPVAKEPFRVTVGGPQCSKPYSASVLNISAMSFGALGAHAVEALNWGAKRGGFYHDTGEGGFSRYHRIHGGDIVWEIGSGYFGCRDKTGHFDPDRFAEQACEEQVKMVEIKLSQGAKPGHGGVLPGAKVTPEIAEARGVEVGEDCVSPSGHSAFSSPVELLEFVAKLRELSGGKPAGFKMCVGHPHEVLAICKAMRKTGIKPDFIVVDGGEGGTGAAPEEFSNHLGMPLREGLIIMRNALVGTGLRDDIRLAASGKVVSGFSVAANMAIGADWCNAARAFMFSVGCVMSMRCHTGKCPTGVATQDPDRQRGLVVPDKAERVHNYHRHTVHALSELVAAAGLSHPTDFQPHHLAHRLSPVEVRSIDEIYPFLEPNVLLDDPDSTAFAHYWRIADPDSFAPKRS; encoded by the coding sequence ATGACGGCTACGCGCTTGTGGGATTTCACGGTTCGCTACGGAACTTTCGCCGGCATCGTGGTGCTGGCGCTTCTGTGCCTGGCGCTCGCCGGCGTGTGGCGCGGTTTCTACATCCCGCTCATCGTGCTGGTGCCGCTTGCGCTGCTCGGCGTGTGGAACGTCGTTCAGACGAAGCACACGCTGATGCGCAACTATCCCGTCATTGCGCATTTCCGCTGGATCTCGGAGCGGCTGCGGCCGTTCCTTCGCCAGTATATCGTCGAGGACGACCTGGAAGGCCGGCCCTATGACCGCGACGAGCGCTCGCTGATCTACCGGCGTGCGAAGGATACCGTCGACGTCCATCCTTTCGGCACCGAGCTCGACACCTATGCCAGCGAGTATGAATGGATCACCCATTCCGTCTCGCCGGCGCCGGTCGCCAAGGAGCCGTTCCGCGTCACGGTCGGCGGGCCGCAATGCTCCAAACCCTATTCGGCGTCCGTCCTCAACATCTCCGCCATGAGCTTCGGCGCGCTCGGCGCCCATGCCGTGGAGGCGCTCAACTGGGGTGCCAAGCGCGGCGGCTTCTACCACGATACGGGCGAGGGCGGTTTCAGCCGGTATCACCGGATCCATGGCGGCGATATCGTCTGGGAGATCGGATCGGGCTATTTCGGCTGCCGCGACAAGACCGGACATTTCGACCCCGACCGCTTCGCCGAACAGGCGTGCGAGGAACAGGTCAAGATGGTCGAGATCAAGCTCAGCCAGGGCGCCAAGCCCGGCCATGGCGGCGTGCTGCCGGGGGCGAAGGTGACGCCGGAGATCGCCGAGGCACGCGGCGTCGAGGTTGGCGAGGACTGCGTGTCGCCCTCCGGCCATAGCGCCTTCTCCTCGCCGGTCGAGCTTCTGGAGTTCGTCGCGAAGCTGCGCGAGCTGTCCGGCGGCAAGCCGGCCGGCTTCAAGATGTGCGTCGGCCACCCCCACGAGGTTCTGGCGATCTGCAAGGCGATGCGCAAGACGGGCATCAAGCCCGACTTCATCGTGGTGGACGGCGGCGAAGGCGGCACGGGCGCGGCGCCGGAGGAATTCTCCAACCATCTCGGCATGCCCCTGCGCGAGGGGCTCATCATCATGCGAAACGCCCTGGTCGGCACGGGGCTGCGCGACGATATCCGGCTCGCCGCCAGCGGCAAGGTGGTGAGCGGCTTCTCCGTCGCGGCGAACATGGCCATCGGTGCGGACTGGTGCAACGCCGCGCGCGCCTTCATGTTCTCGGTAGGTTGCGTGATGTCTATGCGCTGCCATACCGGCAAGTGCCCGACAGGCGTCGCCACGCAGGACCCCGACCGCCAGCGCGGCCTCGTCGTTCCGGACAAGGCGGAGCGCGTCCACAACTACCACCGCCATACGGTTCACGCGCTGAGCGAGCTCGTCGCGGCCGCCGGCCTGAGCCATCCGACCGATTTCCAGCCGCATCATCTGGCCCATCGGCTGAGCCCGGTGGAGGTGCGTTCGATCGACGAGATCTATCCGTTCCTCGAGCCGAATGTGCTGCTCGACGACCCGGACTCCACCGCATTCGCGCACTACTGGCGGATTGCGGACCCCGACAGCTTCGCGCCCAAGAGGAGCTGA
- the choV gene encoding choline ABC transporter ATP-binding protein, which translates to MTSRTAVSFRHVDIVFGDEPKDAVALLDEGASRAEILEKTGHVIGMSDATLDVEEGEICVLMGLSGSGKSTLIRAVNGLNRPVRGEVLVRDGDDMVDVTQCNAATLRRLRMQRVAMVFQQFALFPWRTVAENVGFGLELAGVPELERGERVHKQLALVHLDQWSGKYAHELSGGMQQRVGLARAFATDAPILLMDEPFSALDPLIRTHLQDELLELQQTLRKTIVFVSHDLDEALKIGNRIAILEEGRIVQYGAPQEIVLNPANEYVAEFVAHMNPLNVLDGAALMTGLDGFVRTDGRVVLDPDRGLTVEISAAGVPRAPELAGEPVALRSLEETLADKQAARHALVNAPVAASMREIIEARRATGLPVLLSEQGAVVGVVRDEEIYDGILKRSAAGGNEDAREAGSAA; encoded by the coding sequence ATGACCTCACGAACCGCCGTTTCCTTCCGTCATGTGGACATCGTCTTCGGCGATGAGCCGAAGGATGCCGTGGCGCTGCTCGACGAGGGCGCGAGCCGCGCGGAGATCCTGGAGAAGACCGGCCATGTCATCGGCATGTCGGATGCGACCCTCGATGTGGAGGAGGGCGAGATCTGCGTGCTGATGGGGCTGTCGGGCTCGGGAAAGTCGACGCTCATCCGTGCCGTCAACGGCCTGAACCGGCCGGTGCGCGGCGAGGTTCTGGTGCGCGACGGCGACGACATGGTCGACGTCACGCAATGCAACGCCGCCACCCTGCGGCGCCTCAGGATGCAGCGCGTGGCCATGGTGTTCCAGCAGTTCGCGCTGTTTCCCTGGCGCACGGTCGCGGAGAATGTCGGTTTCGGGCTGGAGCTCGCCGGCGTGCCGGAGCTGGAGCGCGGCGAGCGGGTCCACAAGCAGCTCGCCCTCGTGCATCTCGACCAGTGGTCGGGCAAATACGCCCACGAGCTCTCCGGCGGCATGCAGCAGCGCGTCGGGCTGGCCCGCGCCTTTGCCACCGACGCGCCGATCCTCCTGATGGACGAGCCGTTCTCCGCCCTCGATCCGCTCATCCGCACCCATCTCCAGGACGAGCTTCTGGAGCTGCAGCAGACGCTCAGGAAGACCATCGTCTTCGTCAGCCACGATCTCGACGAGGCGCTCAAGATCGGCAACCGGATCGCCATTCTGGAGGAGGGGCGCATCGTCCAGTACGGCGCGCCGCAGGAGATCGTGCTCAATCCGGCGAACGAGTATGTGGCGGAGTTCGTCGCCCATATGAACCCGCTGAACGTGCTCGACGGCGCGGCGCTCATGACCGGGCTCGACGGGTTCGTGCGCACGGACGGGCGCGTCGTGCTCGATCCCGACCGCGGGCTGACGGTGGAAATTTCTGCCGCCGGGGTGCCACGCGCACCGGAGCTGGCGGGTGAGCCCGTTGCGCTCAGGTCGCTGGAGGAGACGCTTGCCGACAAGCAGGCCGCGCGCCATGCCCTCGTCAATGCTCCCGTCGCAGCCAGCATGCGCGAGATCATCGAGGCGCGCCGCGCCACCGGCCTCCCCGTGCTCCTCAGCGAGCAGGGCGCCGTGGTCGGCGTGGTGCGCGACGAGGAGATCTATGACGGTATCCTGAAGCGCAGCGCTGCCGGCGGGAACGAAGACGCCCGCGAGGCCGGCTCTGCCGCCTGA
- the choW gene encoding choline ABC transporter permease subunit, protein MDWLTGYKIPIGYWGKQFFDFLTDYFYWLFDGIALGIQSSLETVIDAVLWLPPVVVVVLAAGLAYLLHRRWQLAAGVAIGLLFVINQGYWSETVETIALVIGATAVSMAIGVPVGIAAAHRPWLFQAIRPVLDLMQTLPTFVYLIPALVLFGLGLAPGLVATVIFAIPAPIRLTHLGVTSVPTQLVEAGEAFGATRRQLLWKVELPHAMPTIMAGLTQCIMLSLSMVVIAALVGADGLGKPVVRALNTVNVPMGLESGLAIVVVAIILDRICRSGTETSGAGK, encoded by the coding sequence ATGGATTGGCTCACCGGATACAAGATCCCCATTGGCTACTGGGGCAAGCAGTTCTTCGATTTCCTGACGGACTATTTCTACTGGCTGTTCGACGGCATCGCGCTCGGGATCCAGTCGTCGCTGGAGACGGTGATCGATGCGGTGCTGTGGCTGCCGCCCGTCGTGGTCGTGGTCCTGGCCGCGGGGCTCGCCTATCTGCTCCACCGCCGCTGGCAACTCGCCGCCGGCGTCGCGATCGGCCTGCTGTTCGTCATCAATCAGGGCTACTGGTCGGAGACCGTGGAGACCATCGCGCTCGTCATCGGGGCGACCGCTGTGTCGATGGCCATCGGCGTGCCGGTCGGCATCGCCGCGGCGCACAGGCCGTGGCTCTTCCAAGCGATCCGCCCCGTTCTCGACCTGATGCAGACCCTGCCGACCTTCGTCTATCTGATCCCCGCGCTCGTCCTGTTCGGGCTCGGCCTCGCGCCGGGCCTCGTCGCGACGGTGATCTTCGCGATCCCCGCGCCGATCCGGCTGACCCATCTGGGCGTGACCTCTGTGCCCACCCAGCTTGTCGAGGCGGGCGAGGCCTTCGGCGCGACCAGGCGCCAGCTCCTGTGGAAGGTCGAGCTGCCGCACGCCATGCCGACCATCATGGCGGGGCTCACCCAGTGCATCATGCTGTCGCTGTCCATGGTGGTCATCGCCGCCCTTGTCGGCGCCGACGGGCTCGGCAAGCCGGTGGTGCGCGCGCTCAACACGGTGAACGTGCCCATGGGGCTCGAATCGGGGCTCGCCATCGTCGTCGTGGCCATCATCCTCGACCGCATCTGCCGGTCGGGGACCGAGACGTCGGGAGCGGGCAAATGA
- a CDS encoding choline ABC transporter substrate-binding protein, with protein sequence MPTRIATALGALAMGLGLTAGAAALGAAEAPAQCKTVRFSDVGWTDITATTAAASAVLDALGYEPKVEILSVPVTYTSLKNKDIDVFLGNWMPTMEGDIRPYLDDGSVEVVGVNLKGAKYTLAVPAYTYEEGLQSFADIAQFRDDLGGKIYGIEPGNDGNRLILDMIENDTFGLGGFELVESSEQGMLSQVARATKRQEDIVFLGWEPHPMNANFDLKYLNGGDDVFGPDYGGATVYTNVRAGYTKECPNVGKLLENMTFTLAMENEIMGAILDEGKKPRAAAEAWLKAHPDVLDAWLKDVTAADGGDGRAAVKDALGS encoded by the coding sequence ATGCCAACTCGTATCGCAACGGCCCTGGGCGCGCTCGCCATGGGGCTTGGGCTCACCGCCGGCGCAGCGGCGCTCGGCGCGGCCGAAGCGCCGGCCCAGTGCAAGACCGTGCGGTTCTCCGATGTCGGCTGGACCGACATCACCGCGACCACGGCGGCCGCGTCGGCGGTGCTCGACGCCCTCGGCTACGAGCCGAAGGTGGAGATCCTGTCGGTGCCGGTCACCTATACCAGCCTCAAGAACAAGGATATCGACGTCTTTCTCGGCAACTGGATGCCGACCATGGAAGGCGATATCCGGCCCTATCTGGACGACGGATCGGTGGAGGTCGTCGGCGTCAACCTGAAGGGCGCGAAATACACGCTCGCCGTGCCGGCCTACACCTATGAGGAGGGCCTTCAGAGCTTCGCCGATATCGCGCAGTTCAGGGATGATCTCGGCGGCAAGATCTACGGTATCGAGCCGGGCAATGACGGCAACCGGCTGATCCTCGACATGATCGAGAACGACACCTTCGGGCTCGGCGGCTTCGAGCTCGTGGAATCCTCCGAGCAGGGCATGCTGTCCCAGGTCGCCCGCGCGACGAAGCGCCAGGAGGACATCGTGTTTCTCGGCTGGGAGCCCCATCCGATGAACGCCAATTTCGACCTCAAATACCTGAATGGCGGCGATGACGTCTTCGGGCCCGACTATGGCGGCGCGACCGTCTACACCAATGTGCGCGCGGGCTACACCAAGGAGTGCCCGAATGTCGGCAAGCTCCTGGAGAACATGACGTTCACGCTGGCCATGGAGAACGAGATCATGGGCGCGATCCTGGATGAGGGCAAGAAGCCGCGCGCGGCGGCCGAAGCCTGGCTCAAGGCGCATCCGGATGTGCTCGACGCGTGGCTGAAGGACGTCACCGCGGCCGATGGCGGCGACGGCCGTGCCGCGGTGAAGGACGCGCTGGGGTCGTGA
- the betI gene encoding transcriptional regulator BetI: protein MPKVGMAPIRRRQLIDAAISAIHEYGLADATVARIARKAGVSAGIVHHYFDGKNDLLFAAMRSLLEDLRRQAVARLARAHTPRERAYAIIDASFSCDQFSEEVMTAWLALYGSARHSDRLTRILRIYARRLHSNLTSALLPLLGRREAERVAEGTAAMIDGLWLQYALKGGVDPAHPRQMARDYVDAQLAVKARVEA, encoded by the coding sequence ATGCCGAAAGTGGGAATGGCGCCGATCCGCCGTCGCCAGCTCATCGATGCCGCAATCTCCGCGATCCACGAATACGGCCTGGCCGATGCGACGGTCGCGCGCATCGCCCGCAAGGCCGGCGTGTCGGCTGGCATCGTCCACCACTATTTCGACGGCAAGAACGACCTCCTGTTCGCCGCCATGCGCTCGCTGCTGGAGGATCTGCGCCGCCAGGCGGTCGCACGGCTTGCCCGGGCGCACACGCCGCGCGAGCGGGCCTATGCCATCATCGATGCGAGCTTCTCCTGCGACCAGTTCTCCGAGGAGGTGATGACCGCCTGGCTTGCGCTCTACGGCTCCGCGCGCCATTCCGACCGCCTCACGCGGATCCTGCGGATCTATGCGCGCCGGCTGCATTCGAACCTGACATCGGCCCTCCTGCCGCTTCTCGGGCGGCGCGAGGCGGAGCGCGTCGCGGAAGGCACCGCCGCCATGATCGACGGGCTGTGGCTGCAATATGCGCTGAAGGGCGGGGTCGATCCGGCCCATCCCCGCCAGATGGCCCGCGACTATGTCGATGCCCAGCTCGCCGTGAAGGCCCGCGTGGAGGCGTGA
- the betA gene encoding choline dehydrogenase produces the protein MSEQTYDFIVIGAGSAGCVLADRLSQDGRHSVLVLEYGGTDWGPLIQMPAALSYPMNMKTYDWGYWSEPEPHLGGRRLACPRGKVIGGSSSINGMVYVRGHALDYDGWEEMGAAGWGFRHVLPYFKRMETSHGGEPGWRGMDGPMHVTRGRRDNPLFHAFVEAGRQAGYEVTEDYNGAKQEGFGAMEMTVWKGRRWSAANAYLRPALRRSNVRLRSRAMVRRILFEGRRAIGVEYVHGGKTHKVLAGREVILSASAINSPKLLMLSGVGDGEHLKRHGIAPVHHLPGVGANLQDHLEIYLQMECLKPITLYSELNLVSKARIGLEWLLLKRGHGATNHFESAAFIRSRAGVRYPDIQYHFLPVAIRYDGTSPVKAHGFQAHVGPMRSTSRGTVRLRSGEPDVAPAIRFNYMSDPQDWEDFRSCIRLTREIFGQEAFEGLSGREIAPGPDVRSDEEIDAFISAEVESAYHPCGTCRMGASDDPMAVVDPECRVIGVEGLRVIDSSIIPRITNGNLNGPSLLIGEKGADHVLGRTPLQASNQQPWISPRWRDSQR, from the coding sequence ATGAGCGAACAGACTTACGATTTCATCGTCATCGGCGCCGGCTCGGCCGGCTGCGTGCTCGCCGACCGCTTGTCGCAGGACGGTCGGCATTCCGTGCTGGTTCTCGAATATGGCGGCACCGACTGGGGGCCGCTGATCCAGATGCCGGCCGCGCTCTCCTATCCGATGAACATGAAGACCTACGACTGGGGCTACTGGTCGGAGCCGGAACCCCATCTCGGCGGGCGCCGGCTCGCCTGTCCGCGCGGCAAGGTGATCGGCGGGTCGTCCTCGATCAACGGCATGGTCTATGTGCGCGGCCACGCGCTCGACTATGACGGCTGGGAGGAAATGGGCGCGGCAGGCTGGGGCTTCCGCCACGTGCTGCCCTATTTCAAGCGCATGGAGACCTCCCATGGCGGCGAGCCGGGCTGGCGCGGCATGGACGGGCCCATGCACGTCACCCGCGGCCGGCGCGACAATCCGCTGTTCCACGCCTTCGTGGAGGCCGGCAGGCAGGCGGGCTACGAGGTGACGGAGGACTATAACGGCGCCAAGCAGGAAGGCTTCGGCGCCATGGAGATGACGGTGTGGAAGGGCCGGCGCTGGTCGGCGGCCAATGCCTATCTCCGCCCCGCGCTGAGGCGCTCCAATGTGCGCCTCCGGTCGCGCGCGATGGTGCGCCGCATCCTGTTCGAGGGCCGGCGCGCCATCGGCGTCGAATATGTGCACGGGGGCAAGACGCACAAGGTTCTGGCTGGCCGAGAGGTCATCCTGTCGGCCTCCGCGATCAATTCGCCGAAGCTCCTCATGCTGTCGGGCGTGGGCGACGGGGAGCATCTGAAGCGGCACGGCATCGCGCCCGTCCACCATCTTCCGGGCGTCGGCGCCAACCTGCAGGACCATCTGGAGATCTACCTCCAGATGGAGTGCCTCAAGCCGATCACCCTCTACAGCGAGCTCAACCTGGTCTCGAAGGCGCGCATCGGGCTCGAATGGCTGCTCCTCAAGCGCGGGCACGGGGCGACCAACCACTTCGAATCCGCCGCCTTCATCCGCTCGCGCGCCGGCGTGCGCTATCCCGACATCCAGTACCACTTCCTGCCCGTGGCGATCCGCTACGACGGCACCTCGCCGGTCAAGGCACACGGCTTCCAGGCCCATGTGGGGCCTATGCGGTCGACCTCGCGCGGCACGGTCCGCCTGCGCTCAGGCGAACCGGACGTGGCCCCCGCCATCCGTTTCAACTACATGTCGGATCCGCAGGATTGGGAGGATTTCCGAAGCTGCATCCGCCTGACGCGCGAAATCTTCGGCCAGGAGGCCTTCGAGGGCCTGTCCGGCAGGGAGATCGCGCCCGGGCCCGATGTGCGGTCGGACGAGGAGATCGACGCCTTCATCTCCGCGGAGGTGGAGAGCGCCTACCACCCCTGCGGCACCTGCCGCATGGGCGCGAGCGACGATCCCATGGCGGTCGTCGACCCGGAATGCCGCGTGATCGGCGTGGAGGGCCTGCGCGTCATCGACAGCTCGATCATCCCGCGCATCACCAATGGCAACCTGAACGGGCCCTCCCTCCTTATCGGCGAGAAGGGCGCCGACCACGTCCTCGGCCGCACACCGCTTCAGGCGTCCAACCAGCAGCCCTGGATCAGCCCGCGCTGGCGCGACAGCCAGCGCTAG
- a CDS encoding 2-hydroxychromene-2-carboxylate isomerase, which yields MARPVIDFWYEFASTYSYPAAMIVDDLAAAAGVAVRWRPFLLGPLFKAQGWDTSPFNIYPAKGDYMWRDMARICAARGLALRRPDPFPQNSLLAARVALTSAVTPMRAAYSRAVYEAEFGRGEPIGEPETLVDVLAGLGLEADAVLAEAQSDEGKMCLREATDEARGLGIFGAPSMVTADGELFWGHDRLEEALAWACRGGHDIL from the coding sequence ATGGCGAGGCCCGTCATCGATTTCTGGTATGAGTTCGCGTCGACCTATTCCTATCCGGCCGCGATGATCGTGGACGATCTGGCCGCGGCGGCGGGTGTCGCGGTGCGCTGGCGGCCCTTCCTGCTCGGGCCTCTCTTCAAGGCGCAGGGGTGGGACACCTCGCCCTTCAACATCTATCCCGCCAAGGGCGACTATATGTGGCGCGACATGGCGCGGATCTGCGCGGCGCGCGGGCTCGCTCTCAGGCGGCCCGATCCCTTTCCCCAGAACAGCCTGCTGGCGGCCCGCGTGGCGCTGACCTCCGCCGTGACGCCCATGCGCGCGGCCTACAGCCGGGCCGTCTACGAGGCCGAATTCGGCCGTGGCGAGCCGATCGGCGAGCCGGAGACCCTCGTGGACGTGCTGGCGGGGCTTGGGCTGGAGGCCGATGCGGTCCTGGCGGAGGCGCAGTCCGACGAGGGCAAGATGTGTCTCAGGGAGGCGACGGACGAGGCGCGCGGGCTCGGCATCTTCGGCGCGCCGAGCATGGTGACCGCCGATGGCGAGCTGTTCTGGGGGCATGACCGGCTCGAGGAAGCACTTGCCTGGGCGTGCAGGGGCGGGCATGATATCCTCTGA